A region from the Desulfoglaeba alkanexedens ALDC genome encodes:
- a CDS encoding HNH endonuclease gives MNDQSFVVTVSDREIQKEKEKARALRKTRWWQRRIAQGRCHYCGKAVAPRELTLDHVVPLVRGGRSTRANVVPCCKECNSRKKYLLPIEWDDYLKGFSMDGKSAGGSGTDGGNAEDRGS, from the coding sequence ATGAACGATCAGAGCTTCGTGGTCACCGTTTCGGACCGCGAGATACAGAAGGAAAAGGAAAAGGCGAGGGCGCTTCGCAAGACCCGGTGGTGGCAGCGCCGGATCGCTCAGGGACGCTGCCACTACTGCGGAAAGGCGGTGGCCCCCCGGGAGTTGACGCTGGACCACGTGGTACCGCTGGTTCGTGGAGGCCGCTCGACGCGGGCAAATGTGGTGCCTTGCTGCAAGGAATGCAACAGCCGGAAAAAGTACCTGCTCCCCATCGAATGGGATGACTACTTGAAAGGGTTTTCCATGGACGGGAAGTCCGCCGGCGGTTCCGGTACGGACGGCGGAAACGCTGAGGACCGAGGATCATGA
- a CDS encoding endonuclease V codes for MHRLPILRFFTLRMMGSGQDLRHRWDLSPREAVQLQKELARKVVLQPLPLDFDVLAAADLSYFKGGTYLAAVIVTFRWPDLSPIETVHVKAPVKFPYVPGLLSFREIPALLEAFQRLRTRPDVFLCDGQGLAHPRKFGLACHLGLVLDFPAVGCAKSRLCGEHPPLELRKGHSVPLVLNGERVGSVYCSRTGVKPLYISPGHLADLPSSEELVSRCVGRFRIPEPLRRAHAAATALREGRALT; via the coding sequence ATGCATCGTCTGCCGATCCTGCGGTTTTTCACGCTGCGCATGATGGGAAGCGGACAAGACCTGAGGCACCGCTGGGACCTGAGCCCGCGCGAGGCCGTCCAGCTGCAGAAAGAACTGGCGCGGAAAGTCGTGCTGCAACCGCTCCCCCTGGACTTCGACGTCCTTGCCGCCGCCGATCTTTCTTACTTCAAGGGTGGAACATACCTGGCCGCCGTGATCGTGACCTTCCGATGGCCGGATCTCAGCCCGATTGAAACCGTGCACGTAAAGGCCCCGGTCAAGTTTCCCTATGTTCCAGGGCTGCTTTCCTTTCGAGAAATTCCGGCGCTTCTGGAAGCCTTCCAACGCCTTCGGACCCGTCCCGATGTGTTCTTGTGCGACGGCCAGGGGCTGGCTCACCCGCGAAAATTCGGACTGGCCTGCCACCTGGGCCTGGTGCTCGACTTTCCGGCTGTTGGTTGCGCCAAGAGCAGGCTTTGCGGCGAACATCCCCCGCTGGAACTCCGGAAAGGACATTCCGTCCCCCTCGTCTTGAACGGTGAACGCGTAGGCTCGGTCTACTGCTCCCGAACGGGAGTCAAGCCGCTTTACATTTCCCCCGGGCACCTGGCCGATCTCCCTTCGTCTGAGGAACTGGTCAGCCGTTGCGTCGGCCGCTTCCGTATCCCCGAGCCGTTGAGACGGGCTCACGCCGCGGCGACCGCGCTGCGCGAAGGCCGAGCGTTAACCTGA
- a CDS encoding macro domain-containing protein, with protein sequence MEKEINGRRIRLQRGDITELDVDAIVNAANAQLVMGGGVAGAIRTKGGPSIQEECDRIGGTTVGQAVVTGAGNLKARYVIHAVGPRMGEGDEDAKLLNATRNSLARATEKGLRSLAFPAISTGIFGFPKRRCAEIMLKETARYLAEESTSLEEVIFCLWSDEDLEIFKAQLEELTA encoded by the coding sequence ATGGAAAAGGAGATCAATGGCCGCAGAATCCGCCTGCAGCGCGGTGACATTACAGAACTGGATGTGGACGCCATCGTGAACGCCGCCAACGCTCAGCTCGTTATGGGCGGCGGGGTTGCGGGTGCCATCAGGACCAAAGGCGGGCCGTCCATCCAAGAAGAGTGTGACCGGATAGGGGGAACTACGGTCGGGCAGGCCGTGGTGACGGGAGCCGGAAATCTCAAGGCCCGATACGTCATCCACGCGGTGGGACCCCGCATGGGAGAAGGCGACGAGGATGCGAAGCTTCTCAACGCCACGCGAAACAGCCTAGCCCGCGCCACTGAAAAAGGGCTTCGGAGCCTGGCCTTTCCGGCGATCAGCACGGGCATTTTCGGTTTTCCCAAAAGGCGTTGTGCCGAAATCATGCTGAAGGAAACGGCGCGGTACCTGGCGGAAGAGTCGACGAGCCTGGAGGAGGTGATATTTTGCCTGTGGTCCGATGAAGACCTGGAAATCTTCAAGGCTCAGCTCGAAGAGCTTACCGCCTGA
- a CDS encoding RelA/SpoT family protein: MYQPLTIKDRGEFDLDGFRARMASYLGGREEGNRIFFDALEFAHSLHAGQKRKSGAPYISHPCAVAEIIICEFSLRDPELVAAAVLHDVLEDVPSVTFEHLASRFGTAVAELVDGCTKLTRYHRDKAALKDLTHSKILLTASRRLGILIIKLADRLHNLRTLHYLPKAKRQRIAQETIEVYAPLAAKLNIFPLKRELYHLALSYLYPKKSKKILNLTRELHGDPAVLELQRKIRDALASLSVKTDVRCRVKGLGAYYNPGNRTLRLSNAESRVDFTVVVRSEDILNCYGALGSLNRVFPPIPRTLRDFIATPKNNGYMSLHTRIHFRGENYLIKIRTPEMDERCRTGILAYWEDPEKITEDYLHEISDFLRTIGEYGGAGPQRKALLQLSESEEITVYTPVGDALTFPKGSIVLDFAYKIHSDLGDHCRGAMVNNERAELTQPLKDGDTVEVLTSPESLGVYPELEDLCRTPKARAAVNKALSRKRMQHAQRIGKEVLDQELMRHGFPGEVLNQEENVQLVLEVLNVKDLGDLFARIGQDLLSPHAFLYYFKDVGLKTGDQERAPTHLEAVHRRNVILVGEPDPVIHKFARCCRPYPGQEGVVATLSERGVTFHRPTCEDLSERHGLPPQSLLDVVWVKGEPWPQPMVFQVRAILPTRSALFAALGKIPAGMHVTHLECRMDQPAPLLLNLEAVLRSFEEARRLFECFPEGSAVVENFGRAS; this comes from the coding sequence TTGTATCAACCTTTGACGATCAAAGACAGAGGTGAATTCGACCTTGACGGTTTTCGAGCCCGCATGGCGTCGTATCTGGGGGGTCGCGAAGAGGGCAACCGGATCTTCTTCGACGCCCTGGAGTTCGCCCATTCACTCCACGCCGGGCAAAAGAGGAAATCCGGGGCTCCTTATATTTCCCATCCTTGTGCGGTGGCGGAAATCATCATCTGCGAGTTCTCGCTCAGAGATCCAGAACTGGTTGCCGCCGCGGTGCTCCACGATGTGCTGGAAGACGTCCCCTCAGTGACTTTCGAACATCTGGCTTCGCGTTTCGGCACCGCCGTCGCGGAGCTAGTGGACGGCTGCACCAAGCTCACCCGTTACCACCGTGACAAGGCCGCGCTCAAGGACCTCACCCACAGCAAGATCCTTCTCACCGCCAGCCGGCGGCTGGGAATCCTCATCATCAAGCTGGCCGACCGCCTCCACAACCTTCGGACCCTTCATTACCTCCCCAAAGCGAAGCGCCAGCGGATCGCCCAGGAAACCATCGAAGTCTACGCGCCGCTCGCCGCCAAACTCAACATCTTCCCGCTGAAACGCGAACTGTACCATCTGGCGCTTTCGTACCTCTACCCGAAAAAGAGCAAGAAAATCCTGAACCTCACCCGGGAACTTCACGGTGACCCTGCGGTGCTCGAACTGCAGCGCAAAATCCGCGACGCGCTGGCCTCGCTTTCCGTCAAAACCGACGTGCGCTGCCGTGTGAAGGGACTCGGTGCGTATTACAACCCCGGCAATCGCACGCTTCGTTTGAGCAACGCCGAAAGTCGAGTGGATTTCACGGTGGTGGTCCGTTCCGAGGATATCTTGAACTGTTACGGTGCCCTGGGATCTCTGAACAGGGTGTTTCCCCCGATTCCCAGGACGCTCAGGGACTTTATCGCGACTCCCAAGAACAATGGATACATGAGCCTTCACACGCGCATTCATTTCCGGGGCGAAAACTACCTCATCAAGATTCGGACGCCGGAAATGGATGAACGGTGTCGAACCGGGATCCTGGCCTACTGGGAAGACCCGGAAAAGATCACCGAGGACTATCTGCACGAGATCAGCGATTTTTTGAGAACCATTGGAGAGTACGGCGGGGCGGGGCCGCAGCGCAAGGCCTTGCTGCAGCTTTCAGAATCGGAAGAGATCACCGTCTACACGCCTGTCGGCGATGCACTCACTTTTCCCAAGGGGAGCATCGTCTTGGACTTCGCCTACAAGATCCATTCGGACCTGGGCGATCACTGCCGGGGGGCTATGGTCAACAACGAGCGCGCCGAGCTCACCCAGCCGCTGAAAGACGGCGATACGGTGGAAGTTCTGACGTCTCCGGAGTCCCTGGGGGTTTACCCCGAGCTGGAGGATCTGTGCCGGACCCCCAAGGCCCGCGCAGCCGTCAACAAGGCGCTGAGCCGCAAGCGCATGCAGCATGCTCAGAGGATCGGCAAGGAGGTGCTGGACCAGGAGCTGATGCGGCACGGCTTCCCGGGGGAAGTGCTGAACCAGGAAGAAAACGTGCAACTGGTGCTGGAGGTGCTCAACGTCAAGGATCTGGGAGACCTGTTTGCCCGTATCGGCCAGGATCTTCTGTCCCCCCATGCGTTCCTGTATTATTTCAAGGACGTGGGTCTGAAGACCGGGGATCAAGAGCGCGCTCCGACGCACCTGGAAGCAGTCCACCGGCGGAACGTCATTCTCGTTGGCGAACCGGATCCCGTGATTCACAAGTTCGCCCGGTGCTGCCGCCCTTATCCGGGCCAAGAGGGCGTGGTCGCCACCCTGAGCGAGCGCGGCGTCACATTCCATCGCCCGACCTGCGAAGACCTGAGCGAGCGGCACGGTCTGCCGCCGCAGAGCTTGCTGGATGTGGTGTGGGTCAAGGGGGAGCCTTGGCCGCAACCCATGGTGTTCCAAGTACGTGCGATCCTCCCGACTCGATCGGCGCTGTTTGCAGCGCTCGGAAAAATTCCCGCGGGAATGCACGTCACCCACCTGGAATGCCGCATGGATCAGCCGGCCCCGCTGCTGCTCAACCTTGAGGCGGTGCTGCGGTCCTTCGAAGAAGCCCGGCGTCTCTTCGAATGTTTTCCTGAGGGAAGTGCCGTGGTCGAAAACTTCGGGCGAGCTTCTTGA
- a CDS encoding alpha/beta hydrolase family protein has product MPFDTRNRRRSERRDGASTASREHPVEIPVAGGRIRAVLHLPESPSGSLVICCHGLLSSKDSPKFIAGARAMAQAGLGALRFDFTGCGDTVCDAGPSLVETRMRDLRAVLDAALEAHSPTAPLGSHFPEGPPALALWGSSFGGYVSLLAAAEYREAVKASVCWATPFDIGSLARAVESSEILREHLSPIRELGQPTELSAVPPSRRVLVIHGQEDEMVPWPQAVSIYRRMEEPRRLLLLEAADHRVTDPSWRSLAIQATIDWLRSHL; this is encoded by the coding sequence ATGCCATTCGACACAAGGAACCGGCGGCGGTCGGAGCGGCGTGACGGGGCGTCCACGGCGAGCCGTGAGCACCCGGTTGAAATTCCAGTCGCCGGCGGCCGGATCCGCGCGGTGCTTCACCTGCCCGAAAGCCCGTCCGGATCCCTGGTCATCTGCTGTCACGGCCTGCTGAGTTCGAAAGACAGCCCCAAATTCATCGCTGGAGCCCGAGCCATGGCGCAAGCCGGCCTGGGGGCCTTGCGGTTTGATTTTACGGGCTGCGGCGACACGGTGTGCGATGCCGGCCCGTCCTTGGTGGAGACCCGGATGAGGGATCTGCGGGCGGTTCTGGACGCCGCCCTGGAGGCTCACTCGCCGACGGCCCCGCTTGGATCACACTTCCCCGAAGGACCGCCCGCGCTGGCTCTGTGGGGATCGAGTTTCGGCGGTTACGTTTCGCTTCTAGCAGCGGCGGAATACCGTGAAGCGGTGAAGGCTTCGGTCTGCTGGGCCACCCCGTTCGATATCGGGTCGCTGGCCCGGGCCGTCGAATCTTCCGAGATCCTCCGGGAACATCTGTCGCCCATCCGCGAATTGGGGCAGCCTACCGAGCTTTCCGCGGTTCCGCCTTCCCGGCGGGTGCTGGTGATCCACGGCCAAGAGGATGAGATGGTTCCGTGGCCTCAGGCTGTTTCCATCTACCGGCGGATGGAGGAACCTAGAAGGCTCCTGCTGCTGGAGGCCGCAGACCATCGCGTCACGGATCCTTCATGGCGGTCCCTGGCCATACAGGCCACCATCGACTGGTTGAGATCTCACCTTTAA
- the selD gene encoding selenide, water dikinase SelD, which yields MTDEKRHPRLTTTVAGAGUASKIGPGDLDRALCGLAFPTDENVIIGLERADDAGVYRVNDELALIQTVDFFTPIVDDPYDFGRIAAANALSDVYAMGGVPKTAMNLVAFPVKTMDLSVLRRVLEGGIAVLKEAGVVLIGGHSIEDAELKYGLSVTGFIHPDRVLSKKNLRAGDRLVLTKPLGTGIINTAIKGGLASAAVAAEVTEQMATLNRAAAETMAGFDISACTDVTGFGLLGHLAEMVSGSGCGARIFAAKVPILGETLDLAAMGLVPAGAHRNREFRKHMVAFAPSIDAVMQDVLFDPQTSGGLLISVDRAQSEPLVAALREAGVKAAAVIGEVIGEEEKIIVA from the coding sequence ATGACGGACGAAAAACGGCATCCTCGGCTGACCACCACCGTGGCCGGGGCCGGGTGAGCCTCCAAGATCGGTCCAGGGGACCTGGACCGGGCGCTTTGCGGGCTGGCCTTTCCCACCGACGAGAACGTGATCATCGGGCTGGAACGTGCCGACGACGCCGGGGTCTACCGGGTCAACGACGAGTTGGCCCTGATCCAAACGGTGGATTTTTTCACGCCCATCGTGGACGACCCCTATGATTTCGGCCGCATCGCCGCGGCCAACGCCTTGAGCGATGTCTATGCCATGGGCGGGGTACCAAAGACGGCCATGAACCTGGTGGCCTTTCCGGTCAAGACCATGGACCTGTCTGTGCTGCGCCGGGTCCTGGAGGGCGGCATCGCTGTGCTGAAGGAAGCCGGGGTGGTTCTCATCGGCGGGCACAGCATCGAGGACGCGGAACTCAAGTACGGCCTCTCGGTGACCGGTTTCATCCACCCGGACCGCGTGCTTTCCAAGAAGAACCTTCGTGCCGGCGATAGGCTGGTACTCACCAAACCGCTCGGCACCGGCATCATCAACACGGCCATCAAGGGCGGTCTGGCATCGGCGGCCGTCGCCGCAGAGGTCACCGAGCAAATGGCCACGTTGAACCGGGCCGCCGCCGAAACCATGGCCGGCTTCGACATTTCCGCCTGTACCGATGTCACCGGGTTCGGGCTCCTGGGCCATCTGGCCGAGATGGTCAGCGGTTCGGGGTGCGGGGCGCGGATCTTCGCAGCCAAGGTGCCGATCCTCGGCGAAACCCTCGATCTGGCCGCCATGGGACTCGTGCCGGCGGGGGCCCACCGCAACCGGGAGTTCCGGAAGCACATGGTGGCGTTTGCGCCGTCAATCGACGCAGTGATGCAGGATGTGCTCTTTGATCCCCAGACCTCTGGCGGGCTTCTGATCAGCGTGGATCGCGCGCAAAGCGAACCTCTCGTGGCGGCACTCCGGGAAGCCGGAGTGAAAGCCGCGGCGGTTATCGGTGAGGTCATCGGAGAAGAAGAGAAAATAATCGTCGCCTGA
- a CDS encoding S1 family peptidase, whose amino-acid sequence MEMTAAERLVVFALILCVPAVPSGRAFAEELPEIIQQIRPGVVAVGTVQPMRRPPAAFLGTGFAVDDGRLVATNAHVIPEKLDTARKETLAVFVGRGQEVEAREAQVTAEDRDHDLVLLQIQGPPLPPLRLSERRVREGEAVAFTGFPIGMILGLYPVTHRGIISSVTLDVIPSLSARQLDRVAIQKLKNASEVYQLDATAYPGNSGSPVYDPDTGVVIGILNKVLVREGKERVLERPTGISYAVPIRHAIALIEKAGRRH is encoded by the coding sequence ATGGAAATGACCGCAGCCGAACGTCTGGTCGTCTTTGCACTGATCCTCTGCGTGCCGGCCGTACCTTCGGGCCGTGCCTTCGCCGAAGAGCTTCCCGAAATCATCCAACAGATCCGCCCCGGCGTGGTGGCCGTGGGAACGGTGCAGCCCATGCGGCGCCCCCCGGCCGCCTTTTTGGGGACTGGTTTCGCCGTGGACGACGGCCGCCTGGTGGCCACCAACGCTCACGTGATCCCGGAAAAGCTTGATACAGCCAGGAAGGAGACTCTGGCCGTTTTTGTCGGGCGCGGCCAGGAGGTGGAAGCCCGTGAAGCCCAGGTCACGGCCGAAGATCGGGACCACGACCTGGTGCTGCTTCAGATCCAGGGTCCGCCCCTTCCGCCGCTCAGACTGAGCGAGCGCCGGGTGAGAGAAGGCGAAGCGGTCGCGTTTACAGGCTTTCCCATTGGGATGATTCTCGGCCTCTATCCTGTGACCCATCGCGGAATCATCTCCTCCGTCACACTGGACGTGATCCCTTCGCTGAGTGCCCGGCAGCTCGATCGCGTCGCGATTCAAAAGCTCAAAAACGCGTCGGAAGTCTACCAGCTGGATGCGACGGCTTACCCCGGAAACAGCGGCAGCCCCGTCTACGACCCGGACACCGGGGTGGTGATCGGTATCCTGAACAAGGTGCTCGTCCGGGAAGGCAAAGAACGAGTGCTCGAACGCCCCACGGGAATTTCCTACGCCGTACCCATCCGCCACGCCATCGCGCTGATCGAGAAGGCCGGGCGCCGACACTAG
- a CDS encoding chalcone isomerase family protein translates to MGGLAGFRKGLAALLSVSGVLFGCAAVLHAMDLKGVSFPNQLAVGGETCRLTGVGVHKKFFMDIYYAGLYMKTPVRDPEAVIQSGEAKAVVLHVVYKQVDSDKWVDGWRKGFSKKVPDASPELKKKMERFTAFFDQPVKKGEEIRIAYEPGVGTTVVIAGTEKGTVSGDDFMKALWRICLGRHAASADLTKGRGGL, encoded by the coding sequence ATGGGCGGTCTTGCTGGTTTCAGGAAGGGGCTGGCCGCGTTGCTGTCGGTTTCGGGGGTGCTTTTCGGATGCGCGGCGGTTTTGCATGCCATGGACTTGAAAGGCGTTTCTTTTCCCAACCAGCTCGCCGTAGGCGGGGAAACCTGTCGGTTGACGGGTGTGGGAGTCCACAAGAAATTCTTCATGGACATTTACTATGCCGGCCTTTACATGAAGACGCCGGTCCGGGACCCGGAAGCCGTGATCCAATCCGGAGAGGCCAAGGCCGTGGTCCTTCACGTGGTGTACAAGCAGGTGGATTCGGACAAATGGGTGGATGGATGGCGTAAGGGTTTCTCCAAGAAAGTCCCCGACGCCTCCCCCGAACTTAAGAAGAAGATGGAACGCTTCACGGCTTTCTTCGACCAGCCGGTTAAAAAAGGCGAAGAGATCCGGATCGCTTACGAACCCGGAGTCGGCACCACGGTGGTGATCGCCGGCACCGAAAAAGGGACCGTCTCCGGCGACGATTTCATGAAGGCCCTCTGGAGGATCTGTCTCGGGAGACATGCCGCCTCAGCGGACCTCACGAAGGGTAGGGGGGGACTCTAG
- a CDS encoding class I SAM-dependent methyltransferase: MSQQELDRLIGQIRQRFDVEMVPLRIGEETLQILHLANLEEIFLGLLDAESPTVSDLPFWAKVWDSSFVLAYFIGTQPVLPGRKILEIGAGLGVVGVYAARRGHRVLITDVNDDALLFARANVLANRCLNAEVMKLDWSSPELDTRFDTIIGSEVVYDRESYPLLVDFLRRALSPDGTAFIAKHGDLQAPRFFSELTRFFKFKERRVPITSSDGCQEVCLYAIRHKEPAAVGAA; this comes from the coding sequence GTGTCCCAACAGGAACTGGACAGGCTGATCGGCCAGATCAGGCAGCGATTCGATGTAGAAATGGTCCCCTTAAGGATCGGGGAAGAGACGCTTCAAATTCTCCATCTGGCGAACCTGGAAGAAATTTTCCTCGGGCTTCTGGATGCGGAATCCCCCACCGTCTCGGACCTTCCATTCTGGGCCAAGGTGTGGGATTCCAGCTTCGTACTTGCGTATTTCATTGGGACACAGCCCGTCCTGCCGGGACGCAAAATCCTGGAAATCGGAGCCGGGCTCGGAGTCGTGGGTGTCTACGCGGCTCGACGGGGGCACCGGGTGCTCATCACCGACGTTAACGACGACGCGCTCCTTTTCGCCCGGGCCAACGTCTTGGCCAACCGGTGCCTTAATGCCGAGGTGATGAAGTTGGATTGGAGCAGCCCGGAACTGGATACCCGCTTCGATACGATCATCGGTTCCGAGGTAGTTTACGACCGGGAAAGCTATCCGCTGCTGGTGGACTTCCTTCGTCGCGCCTTGAGTCCCGACGGGACGGCTTTCATCGCCAAACATGGCGACCTCCAGGCCCCCCGGTTTTTTTCGGAATTGACACGCTTCTTCAAATTCAAGGAAAGGCGGGTGCCCATAACGAGTTCAGATGGCTGCCAGGAGGTGTGCCTGTATGCCATTCGACACAAGGAACCGGCGGCGGTCGGAGCGGCGTGA
- a CDS encoding Sfum_1244 family protein, whose translation MSSDISAIAAQVQHNCHVSDANFGSTFSLCGFLLRLRELYKWESGLSPWEEPEPATLLKWIEDRESFWEPLFDQEFRPITWNGTAFDPFDAEGINRTLRPRGYVYGAGYVTGMKPSFFLGELVSSKTIGELRVDVVGKELARDLFTSPAMRLENQIFARRQPMTAFLWGHLFEMKHSALNALQFAVGQYGVSLEELRRSPRDRASSIVAMAHAELDIWIHHELGEVFQEGFEVDTWREIVGSHAGTPVEIYARAIKDILADTHRHGLLGHIARHRLAASLAFYVAFLPPFSKILFPEILRAFKVFRTSGDWESIEDVRKKAYERTRSLAASLVTLHGQQAAKGSDWVRERILAELIEPLGVLKKSVPGGTGGWEVPSSSQGPAESGTSAGRP comes from the coding sequence GTGTCTTCAGATATTTCCGCCATTGCGGCTCAAGTGCAACACAATTGTCATGTTTCGGACGCAAATTTCGGGAGCACCTTTTCCCTCTGCGGATTTCTCCTGCGCCTCAGAGAACTCTACAAGTGGGAATCGGGCCTTTCGCCCTGGGAAGAACCGGAACCGGCAACCCTCCTGAAATGGATCGAAGATCGGGAAAGTTTCTGGGAGCCCCTCTTCGACCAGGAATTTCGCCCCATCACCTGGAACGGAACGGCCTTCGACCCATTCGACGCCGAGGGCATCAACCGGACGCTTCGACCCCGTGGCTACGTCTACGGAGCCGGCTACGTCACGGGCATGAAGCCCTCCTTTTTCCTCGGCGAACTGGTGTCATCGAAGACCATCGGAGAACTCCGCGTGGACGTGGTCGGAAAAGAGCTGGCCCGGGACCTCTTTACCAGCCCGGCCATGCGCCTGGAAAATCAAATTTTCGCTCGAAGGCAACCCATGACCGCCTTTCTTTGGGGACATCTTTTCGAAATGAAACACTCCGCGCTGAACGCTCTCCAGTTCGCCGTGGGCCAATACGGCGTCTCCCTGGAAGAACTGCGAAGAAGCCCGCGTGATCGTGCTTCTTCCATCGTCGCCATGGCACACGCCGAACTGGACATCTGGATCCACCACGAATTGGGTGAGGTTTTCCAGGAGGGCTTCGAAGTGGACACCTGGCGGGAGATCGTCGGTTCCCACGCGGGTACCCCGGTGGAAATCTACGCCCGAGCCATCAAGGACATTCTGGCGGATACCCACCGCCACGGACTCCTGGGACATATCGCAAGACACAGGCTGGCCGCTTCGTTGGCCTTTTACGTGGCGTTCCTGCCGCCGTTCTCCAAGATCCTCTTCCCGGAGATCCTGAGAGCGTTCAAGGTGTTTCGCACATCCGGAGATTGGGAGTCCATCGAAGACGTCCGAAAGAAGGCCTACGAGAGAACGCGCTCGCTCGCCGCTTCGCTGGTGACGCTCCACGGGCAGCAAGCGGCCAAGGGCTCCGACTGGGTGAGGGAACGCATCCTGGCGGAACTCATTGAACCGCTCGGGGTCCTAAAGAAGTCGGTTCCTGGAGGGACGGGAGGCTGGGAGGTCCCGAGTTCCTCTCAGGGGCCGGCGGAGTCGGGGACCTCCGCCGGCCGCCCTTGA
- a CDS encoding DegQ family serine endoprotease: MLFKPRSMLRCALTAVLAVALTAGIAGDGWTLANPFSESAPPSFAELSDKVKESVVNISTTQVIKGHPLQPFFSPDSPFREFFGEDFFKRFFGEMPQGEMKTHSLGSGVVIDASGLILTNNHVVEKAEEIKIKLQNGKEYDAKVVGRDPKTDLALIEAKPDKDFPKPAVLGNSDAIRVGDWVMAVGNPFGLGHTVTVGIISAKGRVIGAGPYDDFLQTDAAINPGNSGGPLFNMLGEVVGVNTAIVARGQGIGFAIPINMAKEILPQLKSGKVVRGWLGVMIQDLTPELADSFGLKETKGVLVADVVADGPAHKAGLERGDIVLEFDRRPVETSHDLSRRVAAVKPGTETVIKVLRNGKEKEIHVTIGTMPEDGAPAVEPAVAESPWGLTVQNLTPELAQRFGWDESEKGVIVTEVEPGSPASDARITPGDLIKEVNREKIQNLRDYNQAVERAGEDRSLLLLIKRGEHTFYVVLAARNGG; this comes from the coding sequence ATGTTGTTCAAGCCAAGATCCATGCTCCGGTGTGCCTTGACCGCGGTTCTGGCGGTGGCGCTTACGGCCGGCATCGCCGGCGACGGGTGGACCCTCGCGAATCCCTTCAGTGAAAGCGCCCCTCCGTCCTTTGCGGAACTCAGCGACAAGGTCAAGGAGTCCGTCGTCAACATTTCCACGACGCAGGTGATCAAGGGACACCCCCTTCAGCCCTTCTTCAGCCCCGATTCGCCTTTCCGGGAGTTTTTCGGGGAGGATTTTTTCAAGCGCTTTTTCGGCGAGATGCCCCAGGGGGAAATGAAGACGCATTCCTTGGGATCCGGGGTTGTGATCGATGCCTCGGGCCTTATCCTCACCAACAATCACGTGGTGGAAAAGGCCGAGGAGATCAAGATCAAGCTTCAGAACGGAAAGGAGTATGACGCCAAGGTGGTGGGCCGAGACCCCAAGACGGATCTCGCGCTCATCGAAGCAAAGCCGGACAAGGATTTCCCCAAACCGGCGGTTTTGGGAAACTCCGATGCGATCCGAGTGGGGGACTGGGTCATGGCGGTGGGCAATCCGTTCGGGTTGGGCCATACGGTGACGGTTGGCATCATCAGCGCCAAGGGACGGGTCATCGGGGCCGGTCCCTACGACGACTTTCTCCAGACCGATGCCGCCATCAATCCTGGAAACAGCGGGGGGCCGCTGTTCAACATGCTGGGCGAAGTGGTGGGCGTGAACACGGCCATCGTCGCTCGCGGCCAGGGCATCGGTTTTGCCATCCCCATCAACATGGCCAAGGAAATCCTGCCGCAGCTGAAATCCGGCAAGGTGGTTCGAGGGTGGCTGGGCGTGATGATTCAGGATTTGACGCCTGAATTGGCCGATTCTTTCGGACTGAAGGAAACAAAGGGTGTCTTGGTCGCCGATGTGGTGGCGGACGGTCCGGCCCACAAGGCGGGTCTGGAGCGCGGTGACATCGTGCTGGAATTCGACCGCCGTCCTGTGGAAACGTCCCACGACTTGTCTCGGCGGGTGGCGGCGGTGAAGCCGGGCACTGAAACGGTGATCAAGGTGTTGCGCAACGGCAAGGAGAAAGAGATCCATGTGACCATCGGAACCATGCCCGAAGACGGCGCACCGGCGGTGGAACCTGCCGTAGCGGAAAGCCCCTGGGGCCTCACCGTGCAGAACCTTACGCCCGAATTGGCACAACGATTCGGCTGGGATGAATCGGAAAAGGGCGTCATCGTGACCGAGGTCGAGCCCGGGTCCCCCGCATCGGACGCCAGGATCACCCCGGGGGATCTGATCAAGGAGGTGAACCGCGAGAAGATCCAGAACCTCAGGGATTACAACCAGGCCGTCGAGCGAGCCGGGGAAGACCGGAGCCTGCTTCTGCTGATCAAGCGTGGGGAGCACACCTTTTACGTGGTGCTCGCCGCTCGAAACGGCGGATGA